AGCGGTTCGGCATCGAAAATTTTCGGGCATCAAGCCGAATACCGAAGCTTCGGGTTCTGTAAAGAGCGGTAGGGGAGCATTCCAGCGGCGTCGAAGTCGCAGCGTGAGCTGCGGTGGAGCTTCTGGAAAAGAAAATGTAGGTATGAGTAACGATAAGAAGTGTGAAAAACACTTCCGCCGTAAGCCTAAGGGTTCCTGATCAACGCTAATCGGATCAGGGTCAGTCGGGACCTAAGCCGAGGCCGAAAGGCGTAGGCGATGGAAAACGGGTCAACATTCCCGTACCACCCGAAGACGTTAACATAAGGCGTGACGCAGAAGCGTAAGGTCCGCGCACTGACGGATGTGCGTTGAAGCTCGTAGGCCGAAGAGTAGGCAAATCCGCTCTTCATTAAGGCTGAAAAGCGACAGTAGCGGGAGTCGTAAGACAAACGCATAGTGACCCCAAGCCCGCTGACGAGAAAAGCGTCGTATGTTGTCTAGGGTGCCCGTACCGTAAACCGACACAGGTAGGCGAGGAGAATATCCTAAGGCGCTCGAGTGATTCGCGGTTAAGGAACTCGGCAAATTAGCCCCGTAACTTCGGGATAAGGGGCGCCTTCCCTTATTTAAAAGCAAGGGAAGGCCGCAGAGAAATGGCTCAAGCGACTGTTTAACAAAAACACAGCTCTCTGCTAAATCGCAAGATGAAGTATAGGGAGTGACACCTGCCCGGTGCCGGAAGGTTAAGGAAGCTTGTTATTCCGATTCGTCGGGAGAAGCTCGTGACTGAAGCCCCGGTAAACGGCGGCCGTAACTATAACGGTCCTAAGGTAGCGAAATTCCTTGTCGGGTAAGTTCCGACCTGCACGAATGGTGTAACGATTTGAGCACTGTCTCGACCGCGAGCTCGGTGAAATTGTGGTGCCGGTGAAGACGCCGGCTACCCGCAGCGGGACGGAAAGACCCCGTGCACCTTTACTACAGTTTAGCATTGACTTTGTCCAACGTATGTGTAGGATAGGCGGGAGACTTTGAAGCTGTGTCGCCAGGCATGGTGGAGTCACCCTTGAAATACCGCCCTTACTTTGGTTGAAGCCTAACCAGTGGTTGTTATCCAATCATGGGACAGTGTTAGATGGGTAGTTTGACTGGGGCGGTCGCCTCCTAAAAAGTAACGGAGGCTCCCAAAGGTACCCTCAGCACGGTCGGTAATCGTGCGTCGCGTGTAAAGGCAAAGGGTGCTTGACTGCGAGACATACAGGTCGAGCAGGCACGAAAGTGGGGCTTAGTGATCCGGCGGTTCCGAATGGAAGGGCCGTCGCTCAAAGGATAAAAGGTACGCCGGGGATAACAGGCTGATCTCCGCCAAGAGTTCACATCGACGCGGAGGTTTGGCACCTCGATGTCGGCTCGTCGCATCCTGGGGCTGAAGAAGGTCCCAAGGGTTGGGCTGTTCGCCCATTAAAGCGGCACGTGAGCTGGGTTCAGAACGTCGTGAGACAGTTCGGTCCCTATCTGCTGTGGGCGTTGGAGACTTGCGCAGGTCTGCTTCTAGTACGAGAGGACCGAAGTGGACGAACCTCTAGTGTACCTGTTGTGGCGCCAGCTGCATCGCAGGGTAGCTATGTTCGGACGGGATAAGCGCTGAAAGCATCTAAGCACGAAACCCTCTGCAAGATTAGGTCTCCCTTATGGGTCGTTCAAGACTAGGACGTTGATAGGCGGCAGGTATACGCATGGTAACATGTTCAGCCGAGCCGTACTAATTACCCATCAGGCTTAAATCCACATTTTCACAGGTACTGTGACCTGGCTTTTCGGTCAGGCCAGCCTCCAGCCCAGCACAGAACAACCATGTCAAACACATTCTCGGTGACTATTGCGCGGGGGATCACCTCTTCCCATTCCGAACAGAGAAGTTAAGCCCCGCTGCGCCGATGGTACTGCCTTATGGTGGGAGAGTAGGTCGTTGCCGAGTTACATTCAAAAGGTCCCGTCTTCGTTTGAAGGCGGGACCTTTTTGTCTTTCCAGCAATTCGCCGCGCACAGGGTGCCAGAAAACGCGCAAGAATGCGATGCCGGTGAACTCTCCCCCGCGACCGCCGTTGACGCAATACTTACCTCAGCGTATACTTACACACACCCCGCCGGAGTCAGGCCCCATTAGATAGACCCTCCTCGCCATGCGCGCGAACGACGCTCGAGTTCTCGACACTGCCGCCCTCGACCTGAGTCGTGCGCCAGCTCGTATCCACCGCCGGCTGGCCATGGCGCCGGCGGGCTTCTGTCTCGTGGCTACCGTGTGCGACGTTGCGGGATATGCCGATCCGACAGGCCGCATGGCGCTCGCGCGTCTCGGCGAAAGCCAACTCCTCGATGTGATCCCCTCCCCTGCCCTGCTACTCGTTCTGGCCGTCCTCGGGCTGTTTGGCTGGGCCGATCGCTTTCGGTTGCGCAAGCGCGGCCAGGAACTCGCGCGTGAGACACCCGCTAGCCCGCCGCCGGCCAAACCCGAATCACACGCTTTCCTCAGCGACGCGGCGCCCCGGCCGGCAACACGCGACGTGCTCGCAACGGCGCGCGCAAAACCTGCTGCATCGGCTAAGACCGAGCATGCCCCGGTCCTCCAGGTTCCTCAGGCCAAACCCGTGATTCTCGTCGCGGTGAGCGATGCGTTCGTTCGTGGCGAACTCCATCATCAACTGCACACACGCTACAGCGTCGTCGAAGCCGACGACTCGATCGACGTGATGGAACTGGCCCGGTCGCTTCAGCCCGCCTTGGTCATCACCG
The genomic region above belongs to Rhodothermales bacterium and contains:
- a CDS encoding helix-turn-helix domain-containing protein, translating into MRANDARVLDTAALDLSRAPARIHRRLAMAPAGFCLVATVCDVAGYADPTGRMALARLGESQLLDVIPSPALLLVLAVLGLFGWADRFRLRKRGQELARETPASPPPAKPESHAFLSDAAPRPATRDVLATARAKPAASAKTEHAPVLQVPQAKPVILVAVSDAFVRGELHHQLHTRYSVVEADDSIDVMELARSLQPALVITASNMDEKGACALCDEIKADPLLKHTPVLWIAPAAGLPNVEDLNISAEDTLSGVANNEALPIRVENLVEVRQYIQHGGLPSVKIDADDTAARLADTLFLENVHRLVDANIGNSLFGLEALAREAQVSLPHLESRLLRLTRLSAAGFLRTKRLQHAMELLEAGNTPAEVAHLTGFHSVSSFNRLFKQVVGVAPDSYTA